Below is a genomic region from Jiangella gansuensis DSM 44835.
CCAGGATGCCCGGGACGTTCTCGAACCCCGGCGCCCTGCCACCCTCACGCTCGTCCTCCGGCAGCGGCGAGCGCCACCGCACACCCTTGCGCACGGCGAGCACGCCGACACCGGCCGGGCCGCCCCACTTGTGCGCGCTGGCCGTCAGCAGCGACCACCGCCGCGGCAACCCGACCCGGCCGACCGCCTGAGCGGCGTCGACCAGCAGCGGTACGTCGCCGACGTCGACCTCGTCGACCGGCTGCAGCGTTCCCACCTCGTGGTTGGCGGCCTGCAGGCACGCCAGCACGGCGCCGTCGCGCGCGGCCCGGCCGAACTCGACCGGATCGACCCTCCCGTGGCGGTCGACGCCCACCTGGCGGGTGGGCGCCGATCCCTCGCGCTCGAGGTGCGCCGCGGAATGCAACACCGAGGAGTGCTCGACAGCGGAGACGACGACGCGCGCGGGCCGTCCCGTGGCGGCCCGGACGGCTCCGAGCACACCGAGCTGGACGGCCTGGGTGCCGCTGGCGGTGAACGACACCTCGTCCGGCCGGCAGCCGATCACCGCGGCCACGATCTCGCGGGCGTTGTCGAGCAGCATCCTGGCCCGGCGGGCCGAGCCGTACAATCGCGCCGGGTCGGCCCAGCCTTCGTCCACCGCGGTGAGGAGCACCTCGCGTGCGGCGGGATGCAGCGGCTCGGTGGACGCGGCGTCGAAATAGCCGGTCGGCGGCGCACCCGGCGCCCCGTCCGGCGGGCCTTCCTCCAGGCCCTCTGGCAGGCCTCCAGGCTGCGGCGACACGCCGCGTGTGGTCATCGAGTACCTCCTGGAAGAACGGCGAAGGGCAACCGCTAGGGTTGTGCGCGACAGGAGAAGTTTGCTCTCGATGCCGCGCGGGTTGCCAATGGCCGGCCGCCCGGATGGGGAGCGGCCTAGGAGAAGGGCGCCTCGTGAGTCAGTCTGGCAGGGTCCGTCCGGCGCGTCGCCGGGCCAGGGCTGCCGC
It encodes:
- a CDS encoding cysteine desulfurase family protein, translated to MTTRGVSPQPGGLPEGLEEGPPDGAPGAPPTGYFDAASTEPLHPAAREVLLTAVDEGWADPARLYGSARRARMLLDNAREIVAAVIGCRPDEVSFTASGTQAVQLGVLGAVRAATGRPARVVVSAVEHSSVLHSAAHLEREGSAPTRQVGVDRHGRVDPVEFGRAARDGAVLACLQAANHEVGTLQPVDEVDVGDVPLLVDAAQAVGRVGLPRRWSLLTASAHKWGGPAGVGVLAVRKGVRWRSPLPEDEREGGRAPGFENVPGILAAAAALRARWEESATLAAHHGELVDHIRARVPQLIPDVDVVGHPTLRLPHLLTFSCLYVEGEALVTELDRAGFAISSGSSCTASTLRPSHVLAAMGALTHGNVRVSLTRGATRDDVDRFLTAAADVVTRLRAELADL